One segment of Desulfovibrio legallii DNA contains the following:
- a CDS encoding NAD(P)H-dependent glycerol-3-phosphate dehydrogenase, with the protein MQVCVAGGGSWGTALAHLLAVKGHGVTLWLRDAAVAQAINRRHENPRYLPGRALSPRLAASTDPQALAAGLVVLAVPTQQLRAWLTERVDFFRPGVMLVNAAKGLELETLSTCSGIAASALTRVRPRYAVLSGPSFAAEVLEGLPTAVVLASRHRALGQRLREVFAGPTFRCYSSTDVTGVEMGGALKNVMAIAAGICDGLGLGHNSRAALITRGLAEMCRLGVARGARARTFMGLSGLGDLTLTCTGDLSRNRQVGLRLGRGEALESITASLGMVAEGVKTTAAVHALARQLGVDAPLTAAVYAILYEGRQPAAVLRDLMGRDLREE; encoded by the coding sequence CTGCAGGTCTGCGTGGCCGGTGGCGGCAGCTGGGGCACGGCCCTGGCCCACCTGCTGGCCGTCAAGGGACATGGGGTCACCCTCTGGCTGCGGGATGCGGCCGTGGCCCAGGCCATTAACCGGCGGCATGAAAACCCGCGCTATCTGCCGGGCCGCGCACTCAGTCCGCGTCTTGCGGCCAGTACGGACCCGCAGGCCCTGGCCGCCGGCCTGGTGGTGTTGGCCGTACCCACCCAGCAGTTGCGCGCCTGGCTGACGGAACGGGTGGATTTTTTCCGTCCCGGCGTCATGCTGGTCAACGCGGCCAAGGGGCTGGAACTGGAAACCCTGTCCACCTGCTCCGGCATTGCGGCAAGCGCCCTGACCCGCGTGCGGCCGCGTTACGCCGTGCTTTCCGGGCCTTCCTTTGCGGCCGAGGTATTGGAGGGCTTGCCCACGGCCGTGGTGCTGGCCTCGCGCCACCGGGCGCTGGGCCAGCGTCTGCGCGAAGTCTTTGCCGGGCCCACCTTCCGTTGCTATTCCAGCACAGACGTCACCGGCGTAGAGATGGGTGGGGCCCTTAAAAACGTCATGGCCATTGCTGCGGGCATCTGTGACGGCTTGGGCCTGGGGCACAACAGCCGCGCGGCCCTCATCACCCGTGGGTTGGCGGAAATGTGCCGTCTGGGCGTGGCGCGCGGGGCACGGGCACGCACCTTCATGGGCCTTTCCGGCCTGGGCGACCTCACCCTGACCTGTACGGGCGACCTTTCGCGCAACCGGCAGGTGGGCTTGCGCCTGGGGCGGGGTGAAGCTCTGGAAAGCATCACCGCCAGCCTGGGCATGGTGGCCGAAGGCGTCAAAACCACGGCCGCCGTGCACGCCCTGGCCCGACAACTGGGGGTAGATGCGCCCCTGACCGCCGCCGTGTACGCCATCCTTTATGAAGGACGGCAGCCGGCAGCGGTGTTGCGCGACCTCATGGGCCGCGACCTGCGGGAAGAATAA
- a CDS encoding M14 family metallopeptidase, with the protein MQDFFSSTGLRGGRFPFLWAALALAVFCCLWPRAAATAPVPALDFTLVRLGDESGQVVLVVGGIQGDEPGGFSAATLLSTHYTIRRGGLWVVPNLNFPSIIKRSRGLYGDMNRKFARLDRGDPEYSVVRRIQDLIRHPKVVLVLNLHDGSGYYRPAHEDKLRNPARWGQSVIIDQERLPGVFMGDLVHEARQAAAAANEGLLDPGHRLHVHNTRTAEGDREMEKSLSYYAVRQGKAAFGLEASKEFPVELRAYYHLCMVESLLRQAGVEFARGFELSPQGVRGALLENLGVSFAGNRIFLPLEDARPTINYLPLPKEASTTAVPSKPIMAVLPCEQNDGQYCVHYGNRMITLIRPEWREVDTSLGGLRVRVDGQDMDVPFGQVLDVRGELLVHPQQGVRVNAIGVDSGQADESGLTLRRKDFLPRFSVDRQGCIFRVEAYKGQRCSGMLLVRFVTDAPRQARNAPLPDRPGPESALGF; encoded by the coding sequence ATGCAAGACTTTTTTTCTTCTACCGGTTTGCGCGGGGGGCGTTTCCCGTTTTTATGGGCGGCGCTGGCCCTGGCGGTTTTTTGCTGCCTGTGGCCGCGGGCTGCGGCCACGGCCCCTGTGCCCGCGCTGGACTTTACCCTGGTGCGCCTGGGCGACGAGAGCGGGCAGGTGGTCTTGGTGGTGGGCGGCATCCAGGGCGATGAGCCCGGCGGCTTTTCCGCCGCCACGTTGCTGTCCACGCACTACACCATTCGCCGGGGCGGCCTGTGGGTGGTGCCAAATCTCAATTTCCCCAGTATTATCAAGCGCTCGCGTGGGCTCTACGGTGACATGAACCGTAAGTTCGCCCGGCTGGACCGGGGCGACCCGGAATACAGCGTGGTGCGTCGCATTCAGGATCTCATCCGGCATCCCAAGGTGGTTCTGGTGCTCAACCTGCACGACGGCAGCGGCTACTACCGTCCTGCCCATGAGGACAAGCTGCGCAATCCTGCGCGCTGGGGACAGTCCGTAATCATCGATCAGGAGCGCCTGCCGGGCGTGTTCATGGGCGATCTGGTCCATGAGGCGCGGCAGGCCGCCGCCGCCGCCAATGAGGGCCTGCTGGACCCCGGCCACCGTCTGCACGTGCACAACACGCGCACGGCCGAAGGCGACCGCGAGATGGAAAAAAGCCTTTCGTACTACGCCGTGCGCCAGGGCAAGGCGGCCTTTGGCCTGGAGGCCAGCAAGGAATTCCCCGTGGAGTTGCGCGCTTACTATCATCTGTGCATGGTGGAATCGCTGCTGCGCCAGGCCGGGGTGGAGTTTGCGCGCGGCTTTGAGCTCAGCCCGCAGGGCGTGCGCGGGGCCCTGCTGGAAAATCTGGGCGTGTCCTTTGCCGGCAACCGCATTTTTTTGCCCCTGGAGGACGCGCGCCCGACCATCAATTATCTGCCCCTGCCCAAGGAGGCCTCGACCACGGCTGTGCCTTCCAAACCCATCATGGCCGTGCTGCCCTGCGAGCAAAACGACGGCCAGTACTGCGTGCACTACGGCAACCGCATGATCACGCTCATCCGGCCCGAATGGCGGGAGGTGGACACCAGCCTCGGCGGTCTGCGCGTGCGCGTGGACGGCCAGGACATGGACGTGCCTTTTGGCCAGGTGCTGGACGTGCGCGGGGAGCTGCTGGTACACCCGCAGCAGGGTGTGCGCGTCAACGCCATCGGCGTGGACAGCGGCCAGGCGGACGAAAGCGGCCTGACCCTGCGCCGCAAGGATTTTTTGCCCCGCTTTTCCGTGGACCGGCAGGGGTGCATTTTTCGGGTGGAGGCGTATAAAGGCCAGCGCTGCAGTGGCATGCTTCTGGTACGCTTCGTGACCGACGCACCCCGGCAGGCGCGCAACGCGCCGTTGCCCGACAGGCCGGGGCCGGAATCCGCCCTGGGGTTCTGA